The genome window GGTTAACTATTGTCAGAGCCAAGCAACAGCGAGATAGGCCGCATGTGCTCGTGCTTATCTGCAATAAGCTTAAGTATAGCTAAAAACGGGATAAACAGGATCATACCGGATGCACCCCAAAGTATACCCCCGGCAACTATAGCCAGTAACGTAAACAGCATATTTACCTGTAGCCTGTAGCTCACAGCCCACGGAAAAATAAGATTCGCTTCCAGGTACTGCACTGCCGCAAACACAATTACAACACCCAACGGATACCAGGCCGAGTCGTACGTAATCCAGGCTACAGCCATGGGTAGTATAGCCCCAATGGTGATGCCAACATAAGGTATAAAGGTAAGTATAGAAGCTACCACCCCAAAGAACAGCGCATGCGGCACACCAATTATTAGCAGGCCGATTGTATTTAGTGTGCCTACAATGGCATAAACTATAGCCATTCCTTTTATAAAATTATAGTAGGTAGTAATTGTTTCCTGCAGTATGGTTTTGATCTTATGATGCTCGGTCCGGTAAAAGAGGGAAAATAATGCTCTGGCTAATTGTTCGCGGTTATAAAGAATAAGTACCACGTACAATGGGATGAGCACCAGCAGCACCACCGATACTACCGAAGTATAAAGCAAACTCTGGATCATACTTAAAAGATTGGCAGCTATGT of Pontibacter deserti contains these proteins:
- a CDS encoding AI-2E family transporter, which produces MDTSTKVNWLKLLQYTVLLGIVLYVGRSLFVPLSFALLISFVLYPICRWLELRGIPRWGAISVCLLVLLILFGGLTWLLVNQLMRLVEEWPNLQQKLLAALQDISAHLEQQFNLKVARQVNWLESMGNNIAANLLSMIQSLLYTSVVSVVLLVLIPLYVVLILYNREQLARALFSLFYRTEHHKIKTILQETITTYYNFIKGMAIVYAIVGTLNTIGLLIIGVPHALFFGVVASILTFIPYVGITIGAILPMAVAWITYDSAWYPLGVVIVFAAVQYLEANLIFPWAVSYRLQVNMLFTLLAIVAGGILWGASGMILFIPFLAILKLIADKHEHMRPISLLLGSDNS